The Cloacibacillus sp. genomic interval AGGAGCCGGGCTTTGCGGGGGCACCGTTCCCGCGGGGAACGACGGAACGCTGCCTTGCGACGGGTCCGCAGGGTCTTCCTGAGCCGCAAAGGCAGATGTCGTTACGAAAATGACGGATATCAATAAAAGAGCTAAAAATTTTGCTCGTCTTACCACTAAAACCACTCCTCAAATAGGCGCCCTACAAGGCTAATTGATAATTTTTATTGCGGAATCATTGCCCCTAAGACTTTTTTCACCAATTTGGATGAGGGTCAGAAGATCCTCCGCCTTTATCGGTTTTTTAGTTTCGGCGCTCTTCACAGGCAACGCCGGTTCTTTGAAAACCGGTTTTGCCGTTTGTTTCCCAGCCACGGCCTGTGCTGTAAAGCTGCTTTTATACATCGGAGATTTTTTGTCCGCCGCCCTCACAGCCATATTGCTTTCGTTGAGGTTTTTACGCAGCATCTGCAGCAATTCTTTTTCCTCGGCCGTGACAAAGGTCAGCTCTTCGTAGTTCGGCGCGGAGACTGTCGGTGCAGAGGCTGTCTGTCTGTTAGGAACCCCGCTTTCAACGGCTATCGGGATGGTGCACATGCAGATAATTATCATGGCGATCCCAAAGGATTTTCCGCCAAAAGCCAGGCCGCTTTTTATTCTGAGCGTAAGAGGCTGTTTTACCTCTCCCTCCGCCTGCAGCCACAGCTCTTCGCGCATCTGCTTGAGCTCGGCCGAAAGACAGTCCGCTTCGGCTACCGCGGATTTCCATTTTTTGCTGCCGCAGGCGGCCGTAAGCCGATCAAGCCACCGCTGGAGCCTTGCCGTACTTTGCGTCGTCATCTTAGGCCACCCGCCTCATGCCTTGTCTGGAGCCTCAAGAAGCCCCAGCCAGCTTTTCAGCTTCGCAAGCGCCTTGCGCCGTATCCTGTATACATGACTTATGTCGAGATTCTTTTCCTCGGCCACTTCGCGAGCTACGCGTCCCTCCATGATCAGAGCGTTGATTATTTCCGTCTCACGGTCGGAGAGCTGCGAAAGCGCGCTTTCCAGATCAATAGACCACTCGCTGCGGCTTGATTCGCTGTACAGCATCGAAGAGGAGGATGCGTCCTCCTGGATAAGGCTTTCATCAACTGGGATCGGCGCCTTGGCCTCAACGCGCTGAAGAAAATTTATCATCCTGCCGCGTATCTTATAGTAGGCGTATGTGGAAAAACGTATGTTTCTATCACAGTCAAAGGCGTCTACCGCATTGATAAGCGCCAGCATCCCCTCTTGAATGAGATCCTGGTATGTATTGAACGGTACCTTTAATTTTTTGGCAAGCCAATAGACCATAGGACGGTTAGCAAGGATAAGCTCTTCCCTTGCTTCTTCGCTGCCCGCAGCGCAAGCTCTCCAGAGCTCCGCGTCGTCAAAACGCCGTTCTTCCTTGACTTCACTGTCCATCTTATCCCATCCTTTCGGAGACAAGGTATTAACCTTATTGATTTTACCACATTGCAAAAAAAATATCTCTAGGGGAACGGCAGTATTTCAATTTGTTTGTAAGATAATTTCAAATGTGCGACATCACCCGAAAGTTGGA includes:
- a CDS encoding sigma-70 family RNA polymerase sigma factor — encoded protein: MDSEVKEERRFDDAELWRACAAGSEEAREELILANRPMVYWLAKKLKVPFNTYQDLIQEGMLALINAVDAFDCDRNIRFSTYAYYKIRGRMINFLQRVEAKAPIPVDESLIQEDASSSSMLYSESSRSEWSIDLESALSQLSDRETEIINALIMEGRVAREVAEEKNLDISHVYRIRRKALAKLKSWLGLLEAPDKA